CAGTGTCTTTAAATATACCGATAAACAACCCAACATTTGCTGGAATTACTACTCGTAACGCTTGTGGGAGAATAATAAAAAAGGTCCGATGAAAGGCGTTTAATCCTAATGCTTTTCCTGCTTCAAACTGTCCTCTAGGAATAGACTGAAGTCCACCTCGAACATTTTCTGCAATATAGGCAGCAGCGAAAGCCGTAAAGCCAATCATTACTCTTAATACGGCATCTAGCTCAATGCCCCTACCTAAAAAAATCGGTAAAATAAATTGCGATACATAAATAATTGTGATTAGTGGAACTGCTCGAATAAGTTCGATATATGCGATACTAAACCACTTAACAATAGGGAGAGAGCTTCTTCTTCCTAAAGCAAGTAAAACACCTATAGGGAATGAACAAACAATAGCCACAACTGAAATTAAGATTGTTAATAAAAATCCGCCCCATACCCTTGTACTCACGGGAGATAATATGCCCATCCCTGAAAGAAGCACAATCGTAAGAGGAAAAAGAACGACCCACCCGATAATCGTTGCCACTTTTAATTTCAACGTGTTTCGAGTAATCAAAAAGCCGGCCACCATTGCAAGAACATTTGCCACTAACCAAACTCGTGTCATCATTGAAATAAACGGCAGGAGCGCAATAATAATCATTAATGAACCGATCGTAAAGCAAACCTGCTTTAATGGTCCTTTCCAAGTCCCCCATGAAGCCCCCAATAGAAGCGAAAGGATCGTCATTGGCATCCAAACACGCCACAGTTGCTCTTGTGGATATTGTCCTACAGTAAGAAGTTTGAAATTTTTAGAAATAACAGACCAATCCGCTGAAAATAAAATCCATTTCCCTGTATTTGTTACAATGTATAGGATTAAAGCTAAAGAAAGGATGGTTAACACTGTATTTAACCAGCTATTGAATAAATTTTCTCTCACCCATCGAATTGGAGAACGATTTGAAGACGGCTGAACTTGTTTTTGTAATTCAACTTCTGCCAAGAGATCACTCACCTCTCTACTATTTGAAATTTCTTATTAAATATGTTCATGATAACGGATGTTATTAAATTAATAATCAAGTATACCACCATAAAGATTATGACAATTTCAATATAATGCCCTGAATTATTCATGACTGTGTTCCCGACATTCACTACATCTGGGTAAGCAACGACAACCGCTAAACTGGAGTTTTTAATTAAATTTAAATATTGACTCGTTACAGGTGGAATAATAATGCGAACTGCTTGAGGCAAGACAATCGTGCGCATGATTGTTGGCCCCTTTAACCCTAGTGCTCTTGCTGCCTCTACTTGACCTTTTGGAACACCTAAAATACCTCCACGAACCACTTCAGCAATATAAGTCGATGTATAAATAACAAGCGCAATTAATACCGCAGAAAACTCAGGCGATACAACATAACCACCAACAAACTGTTTCGCATTGATTGTGGGTAAAGAGAGTTGATAAGGGACTCCTCCTGTAAAAAGACTAGATAATATTAATATAACGAGAAAAACACCTAAAGATGATAAAGCTGGATACATTTTTTTTCCCGTTTTAATTTGCTTATCTAATCGCCACTTCCATACAATAAAACCAACAATGATTGCCACAATAAAGGCAATTAACCAGAAAAATGACCCTTCTTTCCCATTTAGCCATGGAATTGCAATTCCTCGATTACTAAATATAAATGGACCGGATTTCACTCCGTTTTCAATCACAGGTAAAGGAAGAAAAACAGCATAATACCAAATCACCATTTGTACAAGTAATGGTGTATTTCGAAAGATTTCAGTATATACACTTGCAATTTTTGAAACTAACCAGTTTGAGGATAAACGAAAAATCCCAACGAAAACGCCAATAATCGTCGCAAAAATAATACCAAAAAATGAAACCTTCAATGTATTTAATATCCCAACTAACAAGGCACGACTATAACTGTCTGTTGGATGAAAAGAGATTAAAGCCTCTTTTATTGTAAAGCTCGCCGTATTCTCTAAAAATGAAAATCCAAATTTAATTCCGAGCCTCTCTAATCCATTCAAAGCATTGTTTATTAGAAAACCAACAACAATAATAACTACAAAAGCAAATAAAAGCTGAAGTAAGATTGGTATGACCCTTTTGTCACGCCAAAAGGGTGTGCTGACTGAATTATCTTTTGCCACAACATCACCTTCCATATCATTGAATACTAGGTGAAACAGACGTGCCTTTATATAAGCATGTCTGTTTCAAAACTATTCATGTTTTAAACTATTAGTGCGTGTTCAAAAAGTAGGGGAAAAAGGACGCTGAATAGAAAAGCTGAAACCCTTTGCTCACACCCGACAAGCATAAGGCGCGGAGAAAAGAAAGATGTTCTTTATCTTTTGTTCTCAGTGACTTAGGACCTCGAGGGTGTAAGGGTTGAAGCTAGACAAGAACAAGGCGGTGTAGCTTTGAGCACTCACAGTGTACGTTCAGTATGGTTCACGGGCTAAGAACGTCCCCATCCTAGGGACAACACCCGTGCTAGCCAATCCTGGCGTCGGAGTGTCGGAAAAGCAAACCAACAAAGTTATTCAACCGACATTTTTTTAGTACTTTTTGAACAACCTCTATTAACGGAATGGAGGAGAGTACATTAAACCACCATCGGTATATAACGCGTTCATTCCCCTATCAAGACCAAAAATCGTATCTTCCCCTAAGTTACGTTCAAAAATCTCACCATAGTTCCCTACTTGCTTAATTACTTGATAAGCAAAATCTTCAGGTAAACCTAGTTGCTCTCCTAGGTTCCCTTCTTTTCCAAGTAAACGTTGAATTTCTGGGTTATCATCTTCTAAATACTCGTCTACATTTTCAGATGTAATTCCATACTCCTCTGCTTGAATGGTAGCAAACACAACCCATTTAACGATATCAAACCATTGATCATCACCATGGGCAACTGCTGGTGCTAATGGCTCTTTTGATAACGTTTCTTCCAATACTTTATGTGCATCAGGATCTTCCATAATCGATTTTCTAGAAACAAGTCCAGATTTATCAGTCGTCCATGCATCAACACTACCCGTTTCGTATGCTGCAACGGCTGCATCTACACCATCATAAACAACGGACTCGAACTCAATTCCGTATGTTCTCATTACATCTACTAAGTTTTGCTCTGTCGTTGTTCCTTGTTCAACTGCAATTCTCTTACCCTCTAAATCTTCAATTTTATTAATACCACTATCATTTCGTACCATGATCCCTTGACCGTCATAAAAATTGACTGGTGCAAAGTTCATGCCAATTTCAGCATCACGATTCGTTGTCCAAGTCGAGTTTCTTACAAGAACATCCACTTCTCCTGATGAAACGGCTGTGAATCTCTCTTGTGCCGATAATGGACGGAACTCAATCTTTTCAGCATCCCCTAAAACAGCAGCGGCAATTGCTTTCGCAAAATCAACATCAAATCCCTTATAAGTATCTCCTTCTAAATAGCCAAATCCAGGAAGATCTCCATTGATACCCGCCATTAATTTCCCTTCATCTTTTACCTTTTTGAGTATGTTCTTTGTCTCTTGATCTCCATCTGACGACGCTTCATCAGAATTACATCCTGCTAAAACAACCGTAAAAGATAGTAAAAGTGTAAAAATCATTAAAAAAAGATCTTTTCATGACCATCCCCCTTTATTATTGCAGAATTACTAAATTATCCTGCAAATCTAGTAATTAGTATAGACTAAAATATCCGAAAATTCAATCTAAATTCGAGCTATTCATTGTGATACCAACGTTTTTAATCAATTCTACTTTCAATAAAAAATATATTAATATTATGAAATTTGAAATATATTTCTATTTCCAATAACAAAAATCTAAAAATACTACTTACATATGTCATCATTTCTTGTCCTGTAATAAATAGTCATTCCTACGAAATTTATTATTATAAAAAACGAAGATCAAGTAGAATTTTGTCGAAAAAAAATAAGCAGGATTGAGATATTATCAACCTGCTTTTAACCTTAAATTTAATTGTAAATATACTTTTCAAACACGTCTCCAAAATCTTTTTTCAAATATTTTTCATGGATGGAACGATTCCAATCAAATCCATAGTTCGTTAGATTTTCACATGTTTCAGCCAGTTCATCTTGATCGGTTCGAGAGTTATGAAGAATGGAAACGGCATTTTCATAGCTTTTCTTACCGAATTGAGTTAACTTTTGATTTTCTTCCATAATCTCTTCTATTTTAAGAAGGGATTTATATAAATCTTTTAATTGATCAATTTGGTCTTTGCGCACGTCTATATCAAATGCATGATTGCCAAGTATAAATTTTATTTCTACATCCAAATCTACCCTGCCTGCAGTTTCAAGGATAACACCAGATATTTTGTGTTGATAGTAAGGATACCTTTTCAACGTTCTTTTAGATGATACGGCACTTTCACCATCAACATGAATGAGTGCAAGATTAGTAAAGCAATACTCATCTGCTTTCGTTTTAATAAGAAAATAGATTTTCTCTTGATCTTCATTAAAAATATAATCATCTGCATCCGTTTTATCATAGTCTGCTGGGTCAATGATTTTGCCAATATCAGAAAGACCTAGAGCATCTGCCGCCATTTTTTTAAACATATGTAACGTCCTCCTTAATGATAAAATCTCTTTCTCGTTCAGTATAAACGTATTAATTTAGGAAATAAACCCATTTTCTAAAAAAGCAGAAGAGACACCGATCTCTTCTGCTTCAATCTTTATTTGTTAAAAATGCGATCAAAAAATCCCCAAAATTTTTCTTTCAAATACTCGTATACCGATATCGCAATATCAATGATTCTGTCGATGATTTCATGTCCATCATCCGTATCATCAACTGCTTTTTCAATAATACGTCCTTCAACTGCTGGGCTTACTGGAGAATGTTTCGCAATATAATCAATTAATACTTCATCAAGTGCGCCAAATTCTCCTGAAATTTCAGCACCTATAAACATCGTATAATCGTCTCCACCAGCTGCTAGAAAGTCATTTGTTGCTAGAGTATATGTTGCTTCTATATCAAGCGGAGTACCATCTATTTTAACAGAATGAACACGCTCACCTGCTGGTTGTTCTGTGTCAATCGCAAAGGTCATCCCTGCTACGTGTGGGAACGCACCACTCACTTCTGGATAACTACTCGTTCCATGCTCTAATGCATCTAAAAGAGTTTGTCCAGTAACTTCAATAGTCGTGATATAGTTTCCGAACGGTAAAACGGTAATAACTTCACCTTTTGTAATTTCACCTTGATCAACAGAGGAGCGAATTCCTCCACCGTTCATTAACGCAACATCAGCTCCTGTTTCAGAAAGCATTGCATCTGTGATTAAGTTCCCAAGATTCGTTTCTCCTGCACGTACTTGCTCGCGCTCTCCATCAAGGACAACATCCGTTGAGCCAATAACTTCACTTAAAATTTCATCATGCTCTGCATCAATTTCATCAATTAATGCTTTCACTTCTGGGTCTTCTTCAATCCCCATTTCTTCTGCTTCTTCTTTCGTAATCATTTCAGATTCTTTACTTACAAGCTCGCCATTTTCGAATGTTAAGTTAACCACACCTAAATTTTCTGTGTATTCACCTGCACTGACAATCAAAGTACCATTGCCATGCTCATCGATGTTATCAACTGTATGACTATGGCCGTCAACAATTAAATCAATGCCAGGTGCTTCATTTGCTACTTTAATACTCGTGTCCGTGCTTGAGGCATCCGTTCCTAAATGCGTTAAGGCAACGATTGTGTCCACATTTTGCTTTTCAAGCTCTGCGACCATTTCATTTGCAACATCGGCTGGATCTAAAAATTCAATCCCTTCCACGTTTGCTGGGTGTGTTTTATACGTCGTTTCTGGTGTTGTTAAACCAAAAATTCCTATCTTGATACCGTCCACTTCTTCAATTGTGTAAGGCTTTAATAAGTGCTCTCCCGTTTCTTCATAAACAACGTTCGCACTTAATACTGGGAATTCAGTTAATCCAGCCAATTCTAGTAATCTTTCATAACCATAATTAAAATCATGGTTTCCTGCCGCCATCGCGTCATAACCGATTTCATTCATCACTTCAACAATACTTGTTCCTTCTACTAAGGTAGAGAACGTTGTGCCGTGGAACGTATCACCGGCATCTAAAACTAGAGTATTTGGATTTGCCTCTTCATACTGCTCTACTAATGTAGCAATCTTCGCAAATCCCATTCCAGCATATTTATCTTCCCATACTTTTGAATGTGTATCGTTTGTATGAAGAAGGGTAATTTCTTTCTCTTTGTCCAAATCTGTTTGAATTAACAATGGATCATGGTCGCTTGCTGCCCCTAGGCTTTCTGTGAAATCAGAGTTAATATTAACAATATCGATTTCCGTTTCTTCCACCATATGATTACTTACTAAAATATGATCTAATACTTGATTGTTTCCTTGGTAGTTATACGTATAACGTTCTTCTTTAGGAAGAAGATCTACCATATTGGTTAACTCTTCATCTTTTAATGCGTCTATTGGTGCTGAAAACTCAAAGTCGTTCATATCTCCTAAAACAACAACATTCGCATCCGGATTTACTTCCATCACATCATCTATAAACCCGTTAATGACTTCTGCTTTCGCAATTCGGCTTGGTTCACTACCTAATACAACTGGCTGCTCACTACCGTATAATGCACCATCCCCACGTTTTGAATTTAAATGGTTGTTAATTAAAATGACTCTCTCGCCATTAAATTCAAATTCTGCGGCTAATGATTTACGAGAATTACTAAAAGCTTCATTTGTTGGGTCAATACGACCTGGATTAACCGTTAAGCCGTTTTCCTCATATCCTACAGCTGTCGTTGCATCGCCAGCTTCTTTTTCTACTAAACTCACTCGCTCGGGATTATAAATATACCCTACACGAATATTCCCTCCTGGTTGTCCTCCATCTTCTTTATCTGCTGGAGCAATATCCGTAAATTTATACGTTGGTCCTCCTGCCGCTTCAATGGCTGCGATTAATTTTTCATAAGACTGACTTGCATCCGTTGTTCCATCATCGGTAGGACCATTATTGTCTTGCACTTCAACTAACCCAATAATGTCCGGGTTTTTAAGGTTATTGATCATTGATTTTGCTAGTTTTTCCGTTTTTTCATCTGATGTAGTAGTAGAGTAATTTTCAATATTATAAGATGCAATCGTTAATTTATCTTCATTTTTTTCAATAGATGTAATTGGTTGTTTAAGATCACTCGGGATAATTTCTGGAATTTCTTCTGTCGGTAACACTTTAAAATTACTATAATCGTATGTTACGACACCCGTGATCTTCCCATCGAATTGATCTCCTGTTTTAATATCGCTATCTTCAGGAACCATCACCATGATGCGCTCTGGATTAAAGTCTTCTTCTGTTATTAATACGCCGCCAGCTTCTGTACGATAAGCATCAACCGTATCTTCTATTACAACTGGAAGATCACCATATTTAGGGTGGCCTACAGATACTGCATCCTCTAATACAATACGCATTCCTTCTAAGCTTTCATAAAAATCAATGGCATCTTCTTCCGGATCAAATTGAGCGAAAGCATCATTATCAATGATTTTCGCTGGTGGTGTAAGGTCCTCGCCAATCACGACTGGTTCTGGTAATTCATTACCTGAAGATTGAACAGTTACGTTAGAACCTTTTATTTGTGTCGTTAATAAATCAGCGGCATCATCATACCCATCTTCTCGATATTCGGTTACTTCTCCGTCGACCTTAACAAGGTCTCCAACTTTTACATTGGAATCTTTCATATACACATAGATTCCTTCAGATGTTCTTTCATCGTCGTCTGCTTCGGCAGATTCCATATAGAAACCGGATATTCCTTTCACATGAGTAACAATTCCTTCTACATTTTCTACTGCTTTCCCATCATATAAAGAAAGATGTCTTGCTCCTTGAATGTCGTGAATGGCTACTCCATTTAATGACTCAATCACTTCGTAAGTATAAGTCGCTACCTCACTTGTTTGTCCATCTACAACAACCATTGCTTTAATCATTAAATCTTCAGTAACTTTAATTGCTCCATTGTATTCAATTCCATATTCAGCAGTTGGTTCCGTACCGTCAATAGTATAATAGATGGTTCCATTTTCTGACGGAGTCTCTAGCGAAACTTCAGTTCCTCTGACAATCGTTCCAGATTCAGCACTTGCATAAACGGCTAGTGGATATAGTTCAATATCTTCACTTGAACGAGGAATTAATTTATATTCACCAAAGTTATAATCAATAACACCCGTAATCGAATCGTATTTTTTTCCAACTTTTAAAAGGTTTTCATCTTGTGGATCAAGCTTAAATGTTCCTTGACTATCTGTTGCTGTAAACTCTCCATATTTGTCCAATTCATTGATTGTGAAGTTTTCTATTTTGACCAATTCAGCCTCCACATCTTCAGCAAAATCAGCAGAAGTGATTACTTGTGGTGTAGGCGTTCCTTCACCTTCAGTAACGGCCGTGATCTCATTTACATAAAGCTGAGCCATACCATAAAATTCAGAGACTGTTCCTTGAGCGGAAATACGATCACCGATCGAAGCAGCTATGTTTCCGCGAACGACGATAGCAGCCGTATCATCTTGCACGAATAAATTTGTTTGTCCCCCAGATTCAAAGGAAGCTGTCACATTACCTTCAATTTTTGCTTCACTATCTTGATCAAGCTGACGAACATCAGCAATCTCACTCACTTTTAGAGGTTCTTTGATAGTAAAGACAAAACTAGCAATCTCACTATTGTCTAAGCCTTCCTTTATCGCAACTGCTTTAATGGTCATCGGTTTGGAAATGACAACAGGATTTTCATATAAAGAACTACTTTCAGTTGGCTCTGTTCCATCTGTCGTATAATAAATAGAAGCATCCTCTGTATAAGTTGAAAGCTCTACTTCAGTTCCTTCTTCTACTTCGCCAGTAATAGATGCCTTTACGGGAGAAACTTG
This portion of the Bacillus carboniphilus genome encodes:
- a CDS encoding PH domain-containing protein; the encoded protein is MFKKMAADALGLSDIGKIIDPADYDKTDADDYIFNEDQEKIYFLIKTKADEYCFTNLALIHVDGESAVSSKRTLKRYPYYQHKISGVILETAGRVDLDVEIKFILGNHAFDIDVRKDQIDQLKDLYKSLLKIEEIMEENQKLTQFGKKSYENAVSILHNSRTDQDELAETCENLTNYGFDWNRSIHEKYLKKDFGDVFEKYIYN
- a CDS encoding amino acid ABC transporter substrate-binding protein encodes the protein MIFTLLLSFTVVLAGCNSDEASSDGDQETKNILKKVKDEGKLMAGINGDLPGFGYLEGDTYKGFDVDFAKAIAAAVLGDAEKIEFRPLSAQERFTAVSSGEVDVLVRNSTWTTNRDAEIGMNFAPVNFYDGQGIMVRNDSGINKIEDLEGKRIAVEQGTTTEQNLVDVMRTYGIEFESVVYDGVDAAVAAYETGSVDAWTTDKSGLVSRKSIMEDPDAHKVLEETLSKEPLAPAVAHGDDQWFDIVKWVVFATIQAEEYGITSENVDEYLEDDNPEIQRLLGKEGNLGEQLGLPEDFAYQVIKQVGNYGEIFERNLGEDTIFGLDRGMNALYTDGGLMYSPPFR
- a CDS encoding amino acid ABC transporter permease, with amino-acid sequence MAKDNSVSTPFWRDKRVIPILLQLLFAFVVIIVVGFLINNALNGLERLGIKFGFSFLENTASFTIKEALISFHPTDSYSRALLVGILNTLKVSFFGIIFATIIGVFVGIFRLSSNWLVSKIASVYTEIFRNTPLLVQMVIWYYAVFLPLPVIENGVKSGPFIFSNRGIAIPWLNGKEGSFFWLIAFIVAIIVGFIVWKWRLDKQIKTGKKMYPALSSLGVFLVILILSSLFTGGVPYQLSLPTINAKQFVGGYVVSPEFSAVLIALVIYTSTYIAEVVRGGILGVPKGQVEAARALGLKGPTIMRTIVLPQAVRIIIPPVTSQYLNLIKNSSLAVVVAYPDVVNVGNTVMNNSGHYIEIVIIFMVVYLIINLITSVIMNIFNKKFQIVER
- a CDS encoding amino acid ABC transporter permease; protein product: MAEVELQKQVQPSSNRSPIRWVRENLFNSWLNTVLTILSLALILYIVTNTGKWILFSADWSVISKNFKLLTVGQYPQEQLWRVWMPMTILSLLLGASWGTWKGPLKQVCFTIGSLMIIIALLPFISMMTRVWLVANVLAMVAGFLITRNTLKLKVATIIGWVVLFPLTIVLLSGMGILSPVSTRVWGGFLLTILISVVAIVCSFPIGVLLALGRRSSLPIVKWFSIAYIELIRAVPLITIIYVSQFILPIFLGRGIELDAVLRVMIGFTAFAAAYIAENVRGGLQSIPRGQFEAGKALGLNAFHRTFFIILPQALRVVIPANVGLFIGIFKDTVLVTIVGLSDLLGIGQKIYANPQFLGKEMEVLIFIAFVFFIFCYLMSYVSRRLESSLGVGQR
- a CDS encoding 5'-nucleotidase C-terminal domain-containing protein, producing MIKNIRKRVSILLVGLLVLNLLNLGAFSQVFASDKFVETFDNLTSISKNSYEDGSFEGENGLTWTYVQSRDELDYSIDGDGIMLRRSSDNSSIESNTISGGVNSFSVDLKKGFTGGGDRQVALYINDELKATSEAFDDTDVHTFSVDHLNVHGDVTIKLVNTTSKQIVLDNITWTSNDGEETQVSPVKASITGEVEEGTEVELSTYTEDASIYYTTDGTEPTESSSLYENPVVISKPMTIKAVAIKEGLDNSEIASFVFTIKEPLKVSEIADVRQLDQDSEAKIEGNVTASFESGGQTNLFVQDDTAAIVVRGNIAASIGDRISAQGTVSEFYGMAQLYVNEITAVTEGEGTPTPQVITSADFAEDVEAELVKIENFTINELDKYGEFTATDSQGTFKLDPQDENLLKVGKKYDSITGVIDYNFGEYKLIPRSSEDIELYPLAVYASAESGTIVRGTEVSLETPSENGTIYYTIDGTEPTAEYGIEYNGAIKVTEDLMIKAMVVVDGQTSEVATYTYEVIESLNGVAIHDIQGARHLSLYDGKAVENVEGIVTHVKGISGFYMESAEADDDERTSEGIYVYMKDSNVKVGDLVKVDGEVTEYREDGYDDAADLLTTQIKGSNVTVQSSGNELPEPVVIGEDLTPPAKIIDNDAFAQFDPEEDAIDFYESLEGMRIVLEDAVSVGHPKYGDLPVVIEDTVDAYRTEAGGVLITEEDFNPERIMVMVPEDSDIKTGDQFDGKITGVVTYDYSNFKVLPTEEIPEIIPSDLKQPITSIEKNEDKLTIASYNIENYSTTTSDEKTEKLAKSMINNLKNPDIIGLVEVQDNNGPTDDGTTDASQSYEKLIAAIEAAGGPTYKFTDIAPADKEDGGQPGGNIRVGYIYNPERVSLVEKEAGDATTAVGYEENGLTVNPGRIDPTNEAFSNSRKSLAAEFEFNGERVILINNHLNSKRGDGALYGSEQPVVLGSEPSRIAKAEVINGFIDDVMEVNPDANVVVLGDMNDFEFSAPIDALKDEELTNMVDLLPKEERYTYNYQGNNQVLDHILVSNHMVEETEIDIVNINSDFTESLGAASDHDPLLIQTDLDKEKEITLLHTNDTHSKVWEDKYAGMGFAKIATLVEQYEEANPNTLVLDAGDTFHGTTFSTLVEGTSIVEVMNEIGYDAMAAGNHDFNYGYERLLELAGLTEFPVLSANVVYEETGEHLLKPYTIEEVDGIKIGIFGLTTPETTYKTHPANVEGIEFLDPADVANEMVAELEKQNVDTIVALTHLGTDASSTDTSIKVANEAPGIDLIVDGHSHTVDNIDEHGNGTLIVSAGEYTENLGVVNLTFENGELVSKESEMITKEEAEEMGIEEDPEVKALIDEIDAEHDEILSEVIGSTDVVLDGEREQVRAGETNLGNLITDAMLSETGADVALMNGGGIRSSVDQGEITKGEVITVLPFGNYITTIEVTGQTLLDALEHGTSSYPEVSGAFPHVAGMTFAIDTEQPAGERVHSVKIDGTPLDIEATYTLATNDFLAAGGDDYTMFIGAEISGEFGALDEVLIDYIAKHSPVSPAVEGRIIEKAVDDTDDGHEIIDRIIDIAISVYEYLKEKFWGFFDRIFNK